In Delphinus delphis chromosome X, mDelDel1.2, whole genome shotgun sequence, the DNA window CTTGGTGAAGGTCACTATGCCGTACCAACTTTTCACAGGGGCTTTAGTTGACATGGAAGACATCCGGTCACCGTCCTGAGTAAATTACCCTTTCTCTCTGAAGTCCATTGAAGTCCACTGTCAAATCGCTCTGCCATTTCTTCCACAGTTCACCGTCAACCTTAATGCATCGATATTGGATCTCCTCAAGATCTCCACAGTCTGCCTACCATGATGAGTACAGAATTGCCTACAAGTCTAGTAGGggcctaacttttaaaaaaagaagggtcCTGCCTGCGACAGCTGAGAGTTCAAATTCCTGTGTAAGTTTCTCCACACAGCTTATGAGACCCTTCATGACCTGGCCCCAACCTACTTTGCCAGTCTCACCTCCTATGAtgccccccactccccatcccCGGCATTCTTTGCTCTAGAACACACTCTACTCCTTCAAGACTCTGAGCCTTTGCACATGCCTCTATCCTCTTCCCTGCTGCCCTTAATTCAACAggctaagcacctactgtgtgctaaggTTGTGAAAGTAATTACCACACAGCTTGACAAGCACTCTAATCAACCGCACTACTACAACGTCCTGTGGGGATTCAGAATGGGGAGAGGACTCCTTCTCCCTGAGggacttggggggagggggcaaggaGAAGAGAGTTGAGGGCTTCACATAGGAAATGACctttgagctgagccttgaatGATTAGGAGTCTGCCGGtcaaggaaggggaaggaaaccGCTAAATTATCTCTGGCTCCTCCATCTCCCCACACTCAGACATCAAGTCCTGGTGTCGATTCTACATCTGAAGTGTCTCTTACGTTGGTCTCCTCTTATTCCTCCTGCCACTGTATGAGTCCCACAGGCCCCACTTGGGCTATTGCCCCAGTTCCATAGCTGGTTATTCTGCCTCTCATTTTTCCAACCCCCAATCCACTGTCTGTAGCTGCCAGAGTGAGCTCCCCAACCGCAAATCTGAAGGTGGCACTCCCCTACTCAAAACACTTAATGGTTTCCACCAGCCATAGGACAGTCTTAACCCCTTATAGTGACGTACAAGGCCCATCATACGATGGTCATAGTTTATCTGTCCTACCTCCCCTCTAGCCATTCCCCTCCTCAAATCCCGCGCAGCAGATTATTTGTCTAAGTCTGAAGACAATACCATACACTTTCAGACATCTGTGTGGTTTCTGCCTGCTTTATTCCCCCTCCCTAGAGTGCCCCAATCCTTTCCCCACCTGACAGGTTCAGACTGGCCTAGTCCAGGGATCAAAGAGAGCCCAGCTTGGTGGGCTTTTATAGCACCTTCTCTCCCACAGGTCAGGTCTGGCATTTAAGTACTGTGGAATCAGTAAATGGAGCAAGCAGTCCCTTCTAGCCACCACTGTGTGCACCCAGGCTGTCTGATTGGGCATCTGAATCAGTTCATGGTTGCCATGCCAATTCTCTATGGAGACTGCAGCCTGCTTTGAAATCCCAACTCAGTTGGCTGGGGCCTTGACTACTCTCCTAGTTCGGCCAGTCCCTTCATCCAGGAGCTGACTCTGTTCCTTTGTCCTCAGCTCCTCGTATCTCTGCACACAGATGCCTTTAAAAGACCATAAATGTCCCTAGAAGCACAGTGCCATGAGAGAGAGTGCAAGAAGCTCCTATTACCAGCCCTTTTCTACCTCCAGATCAGACCCTTTGAATAGTGACCCTTAAATGGATCATGCTCAAGAGAAGTTTGCGACATCTTCTGGACTCTGCTGTTTGGACTGCTGTCCATTCCCTCGGGGAGCCAACCCTACTGTTGCCAAGTTCCTTCCACTATCTCCAGCCTAGCTGAACCGGCCTCACTCCTTTCTGGCTCTTTGTGAGTTCTAGCATGCCCTAAGGCTGTGGCCTCAGTGCTCGTGATACTATCATTCCTTACTTTACAGTGTGTAACCGGCTTTTGAACACATCTTGTTTGATTCTCACAAAAGCTCTGTGAAAGAGGTAGAGAGGTTATCATCAATCCTAtattgcagatgaggaagctgagactcagaaagggtAAGTATGATGTGTCCAAGGGGCTAGAGCGCCAGGTTTCCGAATTCCATCGCCGTCTTCACTACCCTGGTCACTCTTCCAAGTGTCTACTGTGTGGCAAGTACTAAGCCCCGCTTGCCTTCTGTTTCTCCCTTACACGATTGTGACAGAACAAATACAAAAGTCAGTCCTGGGGTTAGCCCGCCACACCCTCCTTGCTATCTTGTGTACACCAGCTCCCCTCAAGCTTCCTTTGGCCTGCTCCCACCTGCTTCACAGCAAACAAGAGTGAGAGTCCTCCTTTTGGCTGGAACACCCAGCCCGGTAGCTTTATTGTTCCACCACTGCCCCCTGGAGAGGAAAGCCTGGATCTGGAGATGGAACCTCTTTCCAAGGGGGATTCGTAGACTCTTCTGAAGAGAAACTAGATGTCTGAGGTGAGGGATTTAACATTTCGCAATGTGAGAAGGGCATGAAGTTCCTTTGTTGAACCAGGacggatttttaaaaagaaaagctttctctCCATGGCCTTTTGGACAGAGAGGAAATGCTGTtgtttgtgttgtgttgtgttgtgttgtgttgtggGTGGGTGGatttcaataagaaaagaaatctccCTACCATGAGGGGGTGGGGACCTCTCCTCTGACAGAGTATGCTGTCTGTTTCTAAGGAGGAAGGAAATTTCTTGCAGGAAAGGAATGTCTGTCTTTTATGAGAGGGGGAAGCTCTCTCTCAGGATTGCTGAGTGTGTGGGAAAGGAATACttactctcctttcttttctaaagGAGAAACCTCCTTGAATGAGGAGCCCTTCCAGGCTTTCTGTCTGAAGGGAAAAGACTGTTTCTGGAGAACAATTCTGATAAGATTATGCctgattttctcttcctttctgataTATTTCCCACAGGGAGTCAGCATTCTCTGAAAGGGAGTGTCACATTTTTTCTATTAAGAGGTAGGGAAGCTGAGGGGAGAAACTTACTGTGGGGAAAACTCTTACTCCGAGGGGCCATAGGTGAGGGCAGTGACTCTGTGATGGGGAACCCTCATGAAACTGGGGGAGTCCTTTGGGAATCCGAGGAACCCAGAGTGTTAACGGGAGCTTAGAGAGGTGCTAGGGCAGCCCTTGTCTGCTCACAGGGAAGCTGAAGCTTGGGGAAGGGAATGCCTTGCTACTAAGTGACAGAACCAGGAGTTGAACCCAGCTTTATCAAGGGCCAGCCTGGACCTCTTCCTACCACAGCTGACCGAGAGAGAGGGAGCTACCTGCTTCTTGGGCGAGTGATGCTGGCGAGgaaactgctgctgctgctgtgaaaTCTTTGACCTGTGTTAGAGGCATCTCTGGGGTGGGAGGCATTGATTCCTGAGGGAAGGAAACTGGGGAGGAGGGTAGAATCTGGGGCTATGTCGGAGGAAAGGGGTCAAAGTCACTGTGCAATCCAATGGGTGGCTTGGGGGCATCAGTCAGCAGTGAACGCTGATTTTCGAGGAAGAACAGGGTATATTTCTCCCAGGAGTGCAGGGGACGTGTGGATGGAGCCACGGGGATGCCGGCTACCCTCTCCGACTTGCGAACTTTCTCTATCATTTCCTGTCTCTCCAGGAGGAGTTGTcgttttaatctttttaaaatcagaggaAGGGGCCCAAGGAAACTTTTTGAGGGAATGTAGATGTTTTATAATAGATCGTGGTCATGTTTATGAAACTGCCCACAATTACCAAAACTCAataaactgtatacttaaaatggatgaaaaaaatcacatcagaGGAAGGGGTAAGTGAATTAAagcccaataaagctgttattaaaaaatgagaggggggaaccccaaaccaaaacaacaaaaaacaggagAGAATGGCCCTGGGCCTGGTTTTGCCCGGCCTGGGGGGTGGCGATCCCTCCTTGGCAGTCTCAGCTACTCAAGTCACTAACTCTTTTGCCCATTCCTTTCTTGATCAGCAAAAAGCCAAGGCCAGCTCATCCAGGGGGAGGTCAGAGGTTGCAGGAGAAAGAACTTCACAAACACACAAGCCACCTCTTCGTTTACTGTAAAATCCTGTTTAATGTGTaacatttcaggcagagagaggCCTTAGGGACTAGAGGCAAAGGCAGCCCTGACCAACCCCCACTCCAGCTTATCTGCCTGCTTCTCCCCCCCTACCTCCTCCACCCCAGACATGTCCTCCTTTTCCTCGGGCCCGGCAAgcactcttcctccttttcttgtgtttgctACCCTCCCTTCTCCACCCACACGTCCACAGCACCCTCCCTCCACTCCACTTGCCCACATCCCTCCCTACTGATGTGACTCCAGAAACAGGGTATCTGACAGCACAGGGTTAAGATTAGTTTCATAATTGGAGATGTTGTCAGAGCATCCTACCTCTGGTCCCCAGTGGtcccagggagagagagagtgaagtgGAAGGGGTGCGGGCAACGAGCACGGCCCACACGCCCAGTAGCCTTGAGTGCTGGCGTGGGTGGCCTCCAGCTCCCCACCCCTTCAGCCCCTGAGGCAGAAGGCCCTGGGAGGAAGGGAagttgggagggaaggaaggtttTGATGGAGCAATCCCTAGCAGTCCGAGGCCTGTGCACCggcaggggagaaggaggggcaggCCGGTGCAGGGTGGGGGACGGGATGGGAGGTTGCCTGGTCTGTGGCATCAGCAGGCTGAGCAGCGGTCGCTCTTCTCGGCCAGCCCGGCCCCGGTGCCGGGGCTGCGGCGCAGTATGTCTTTCAGGGAGCCGTCCTGCTCGCTGAGCAGCTTGTTGATCTCGTTCTGCTTGTACTCAGGTGAGAGGCGGTGGCCGAAGCCCCCGGAGCCCTTGCGGGAGGGCGGATTGGAGCGGCGCTGGGCTCGGCGGGCGCAGGCCCGGAAGATGAGGTACACCACCTCGGCCACGTTGAGGATGATACAGATGCCGGAGGCGGCCAGCATGAAGACGGTGAAGACGGTTTTCTCCGTGGGGCGGGACACGAAGCAGTCCACTGTGTTGGGGCAGGGGTAGGCCTCACATTTGACCAGCCGCACCATGGCATAGCCAGGGTAGAGCAGATAAAAGACGTACATGAAGGCGGCCTCGAACAGCAGCCGGAAGACCACGCTGATGACATAGGTCCACCACAGTGTCCCTGAGATGTGGACCTTGTGCCTCTTCACCTCCTCCAGGTGTAGGGGGTCCCCGTGGCCCTCAAGTCgcagcattttcttttctatgtGCTGCTGGTGAGCCACGTGCATGGCCACGAGGAGAGCTGGGGTGGAAACCAAGATGAGCTGCAGAGACCACAGACGCACATGGGAAATGGGGAAAAAGTGGTCGTAGCAGACGCTGTTGCAGCCAGGCTGGAGggtgttacagatgaaggaagacTTCTCGTCACCCCACACGCTCTCGGCAGCCACCACCAGCACCATGATTCTGAAGATAAAGATGACCGAGAGCCACACTCGGCCAATGGCAGTAGAATGCCGGTTCACACCACTGAGCAAGGTGTACAAACCCGTCCAATTCATCCTGCCTCATTCACACCTGCAAAACATGAGCCACAGAGCAAGCTGTCAGGAAGCTGGGGCCGAAAGCCAGGCACCATGACACTGCCTGACACTCCCTTACCCCTTCCAAGAGCCAGTgacaagaaaggaagaaggagagtcATAGCTTTCCTCACCACCCCCTCTCCCGTGCTagcctctccttctctttctcttcctcctccttctcctccctcatTCACTTGATGACTTGACCTCCCTGAGCCCCATCTCCCTTCTTCGCCTTCATCCAACATTCTTTCCTCTCCTGCCCTTTGTTGCCAGGCCCATCTTGTTCTGCTGTCGGCCCATCCTCTttagctccccctcccccagctccttaAGTCTGGACCTGGGGCAAACCCAACAAAGCCTCATTACCTTGGGGAGCGCCTATCCCTGAGGCCACCCAGACAGGTCCCCTATGGTCTCATGTCTGTGCAGGGGGAGTGGTCCCTGGGTCCGCGCCTGCGTCCCAATTCATCGCCGCCCGGTGCTGGGGAGTCATATGCTGCTTTATACCCAGTGTCTGCACAATGGGACCTTTGTGGGGCTCTGAACAACGCCCTTTAGAATTCAGATCAAACGCCCTGACTTCCGCCCACCCTACACACAGAGCACTTGTGTCCCAGCGCCGGACACCCAGCCTGCACCCACCTGTTCTGTGCCCGCCCGGTCCATCGCCGCACCCGCCCCATAGCCCCACCAGAAGAATGGCCAcagcggggcgggcgggggggaaGATGGAACAAAGACAGGTGCATGTAAGAGGGGACCCGGGGGAACCAGGAGGCTCTGGGCTGAGGCCCTCTCCGGTGACTCTACTAGAAACTTAGATTCAGCAGGATTTTTCCTAGGCTTAGATCCCCTCCAGGGAACGGGTGAGCTTGAGCTTAGGAAAGGGAGCTCACATTTATCaagccaggaactgtgctaagcGTTTCCCCATACATTCTTTCTTTTGACCCATTTAGCAAGCGTCTAAGGACTGTTACCCCAGTCTTTCCAGCtgaggaagctgaagctcagaTAAGTTAAGTAACtcactcaagatcacacagctgaagTGTTTGAGTAAGATGAAACACAAAGGTATCCGCAACAGAAGTCTAGGCTCTTTCCACGGTATAATCCTTGTGCTTTTGCTGATGGTGTCCACAAAAGCGAAGCCTAGCCgttaatgacaacaacaacagcagcagcagcaacaaaagcAAAGGCTAATGCTAGCCATAAAAGCacaagaaacaaggaagctgCTGACCAGTGCGTACAGTCCAACTCCAGTGTCATGGAGCAAACCCTGACCATCCCTCCTTGAGCCCATATCAAGGGTGGCCAGGTGAGGACAAGCCAGGAGGAGAAAGCAAACGTTAAGCAAGCAAACAGAAAGTTAGAAGATGGAATAGGTAAGAGTCACCTAGCTTTAGGTGTGAATCCTGGTTCTTCACTGGCTACGACTTTGGGCTGAGTTACCGAACCTCTGAGTCTGCCGTGTTCATCTATAAATGGGGCTAATACCCAGTGTTATGGTGAGGTTCAAAGAAGCAACCTGCAAAAGTTCTTAGCCCAGCTCCAATATCATAGTTGGTGATCAAGGGAAGTAAAAACCTTATCAGGAAGAGAATACAATGTGGCTTCGGAGGAACTAAGTGATCTGCCAAACCCAATatccctcttttttccttcccaatgCTGTTGTTGACCTATAGTGTCTCTCTGAGACAGAACAGACTGTTCCATTGCTGCCCTGCCCCCAAGTCAAGCATACATGGTAACTCCTGGTTTCCTGAGCTTGCCGGTTGCTCTAGGGAAGAAATTCCCCTCTGTCCCTTAGGCAGGCAAAGAAGGCCTCCTTCTACCTCCCACCACTTCTGCCATTAAGTTGCAAGGAGATCATGCTGGAAGCCGGGAACTGGCTGTGAGAACACACAGACCTGGATGCAGGGGCAGTGGTTGTTGTAGGGGAAAGGGTAGGGTATTAGCAACTGGAAAAGCTGTGGGGAACGGAACGGAATGACAGGAACTAGGGGACAAAGGGACGGCCCATGGGAGATAGATTACGTCCCTGAACAAGTTTCCTTCATTTAGCTTAACAAAAAAACCTCAGCCAGTTTATGCTGTGGGCCTAAACCAGTATGGGAAAAGCAGGGACACAGGTGCCCTTTCTCCCAAGCCTGGGATTCTGAAGGCAGAGCTGCTACAGGAGGTACCCCGGGAAGAAACGCTTCATCCAGTGAGACGTGTTAGAGTCAAAAACAGGTGGTCGAGGAGCATTATTAAGAATAACCATTTCCTGAGcccctgttatgtgccaggcccttGCACGCACACGATCTCATGTGAATCTCAGAACAACCCCGTGACGGAGGTGTTATTTGTAATCCTCATgtcacagacgaggaaactgaggcaaaggaaGGCGAAGAAACTTACCCCAGTGTCACAAGGGTCATGCAGTATGGGTatgactccagagcccataccCTTTCCCATAAGGTTTTACTGCCTCagtaaatcatttttctttctatgagTGTGTTTCAGAAACAGAGAGATCGAAGACTGGTCTGGCTTTTATTCTCCTCTAGCCCTTCTCCCCTTTCCTATAACTGACAGctgttttcctctcctcccttcccagggCTTTCGGGGGCCTCCTGATTTGCTCTGTTTCCCCTTCCTTACCTTTCTCCAGCTGCTTCCTCAAGCCCCAAAGCAAACTTCATGtgttctcttctctctgtccctcagcGGTGCCCCACAGACAGCCTGGCCACCCCTGAGTTTCTAGGTTCTTGTAGCTCTCCGCCTCCCATCTTCTTGAGCCCTCTGGGACATATCCAGGAGCTCCCTTTGGGGCCCCTAAGGACCCTTGTGCAGGCACTGGGATCTCAATTTTTGCTCTCCCTTTGGAAGGAGAGCTGATCCCTATGTCAACATCAATACCTCAAGGGTTTCATTTCAAAACCATCCAGGGGACTTACCTGATTTTGAAATCCAAACTGTTTTTGTGACTTTGGGTTAAAGTCCAGGTATTGATATGCTCTGTGTTGCTCCAGGAGTGTTTTGCTCTCATGTTTAATTGGGCAAGACTTCTC includes these proteins:
- the GJB1 gene encoding gap junction beta-1 protein gives rise to the protein MNWTGLYTLLSGVNRHSTAIGRVWLSVIFIFRIMVLVVAAESVWGDEKSSFICNTLQPGCNSVCYDHFFPISHVRLWSLQLILVSTPALLVAMHVAHQQHIEKKMLRLEGHGDPLHLEEVKRHKVHISGTLWWTYVISVVFRLLFEAAFMYVFYLLYPGYAMVRLVKCEAYPCPNTVDCFVSRPTEKTVFTVFMLAASGICIILNVAEVVYLIFRACARRAQRRSNPPSRKGSGGFGHRLSPEYKQNEINKLLSEQDGSLKDILRRSPGTGAGLAEKSDRCSAC